One genomic segment of Methylocystis sp. SC2 includes these proteins:
- a CDS encoding gene transfer agent family protein → MANAKRGEIVAVIDGKSYTLCLTLGALAELESGFGVSDLVALASRFEERRLSACDILRIIGCGLRGAGNDISDEDVARMKVSQGLAGYVRIAADLLAATFGDAPERSADANPPTPQDA, encoded by the coding sequence ATGGCCAACGCAAAGCGGGGCGAGATCGTCGCGGTAATCGACGGCAAGAGCTACACGCTCTGCCTGACGCTCGGCGCGCTCGCCGAACTCGAAAGCGGCTTTGGCGTCAGCGACCTTGTCGCGCTCGCGAGCCGCTTTGAGGAACGACGGCTTTCCGCGTGCGACATACTGCGCATCATAGGCTGCGGGCTGCGCGGCGCGGGCAACGACATATCCGACGAAGACGTCGCGAGAATGAAAGTTTCGCAGGGTCTTGCAGGCTATGTGCGCATCGCGGCCGATCTCCTCGCCGCGACGTTCGGCGACGCGCCGGAGCGGAGCGCCGACGCAAACCCTCCGACGCCGCAGGACGCCTGA
- a CDS encoding rcc01693 family protein → MRQTEEAARDPSHRTPFPFARAMAFGLGVLRLPSRDFWSMTPRELFCAAEGVYGVAPGAPSRAALEDLMRQFPDSQGST, encoded by the coding sequence CTGAGGCAAACGGAAGAAGCGGCGCGCGATCCTTCCCATCGCACGCCCTTTCCGTTCGCGCGCGCCATGGCCTTCGGGCTCGGCGTCCTGCGGCTCCCGTCGCGCGACTTCTGGTCGATGACGCCGCGCGAACTTTTTTGCGCGGCGGAGGGCGTTTACGGCGTAGCGCCGGGCGCGCCGTCGCGCGCGGCGCTTGAAGACCTGATGCGTCAATTTCCCGATTCCCAAGGATCGACATGA
- a CDS encoding phage tail tape measure protein, with protein MTTDFDPFPDPFNAPGANERVATANLQATKLLLDQINVSAGNVTKTLQLGFGSAAASGRSFNDVLSTIAQSLTRMALRTGTKALAEGLVSGLSGMFSGAFGGAGTVAPFAEGGVVASPTYFASGGAMGLMGERGAEAIMPLARGADGRLGVVAQAGGARPMSVSVNIAAQDVESFRRSEAQITGALARAVARGQRSL; from the coding sequence ATGACGACCGATTTCGACCCCTTCCCGGACCCGTTCAATGCGCCAGGCGCGAATGAGCGCGTCGCGACAGCTAATCTGCAAGCGACGAAACTTCTGCTCGATCAGATCAACGTCTCGGCAGGAAATGTCACGAAGACGCTTCAGCTGGGTTTCGGCTCGGCGGCGGCGAGCGGCCGCAGCTTCAACGACGTGCTCTCGACGATCGCACAGTCGCTGACGCGCATGGCTTTGCGCACAGGAACCAAGGCGCTCGCCGAAGGACTGGTGAGCGGATTGAGCGGCATGTTTTCCGGCGCCTTCGGCGGCGCCGGGACGGTTGCGCCTTTCGCGGAGGGCGGGGTCGTCGCCAGTCCAACCTATTTTGCGAGCGGCGGCGCGATGGGCCTGATGGGCGAGCGCGGCGCCGAGGCGATCATGCCGCTGGCGCGCGGCGCCGACGGCCGGCTCGGCGTCGTCGCTCAGGCGGGCGGCGCCCGTCCGATGTCCGTCTCCGTCAATATCGCCGCGCAGGATGTCGAGAGCTTTCGTCGCTCCGAAGCGCAGATTACGGGCGCGCTGGCCCGAGCCGTGGCCCGCGGCCAGCGCAGTCTCTAA
- a CDS encoding DUF2460 domain-containing protein, producing the protein MSDFHEIRFPLDVSLGGRGGPERRTEIVTLGSNREARNARWAHSRRRYEAGYGVKSFAQLSQIIEFFEERRGRLYGFRWRDRADCASCAPGATVSPTDQSIGMGDGARAAFQLVKTYGGAFSAYARDIVKPVAGTVRVAVGGVEKSAPDVSVDVTTGIVTFAPGAIPSAGAVVTAGFLFDVPVRFDTDFLEIDMHAFEAGAIPNIPIVEIIP; encoded by the coding sequence ATGAGCGATTTTCACGAGATCCGCTTTCCGCTTGATGTCTCGCTGGGCGGGCGCGGCGGACCGGAGCGGCGCACAGAGATCGTGACGCTCGGCTCCAATCGCGAGGCGCGCAACGCCCGCTGGGCGCATTCGCGGCGCCGCTATGAAGCTGGCTACGGCGTCAAGAGTTTCGCGCAGCTTTCGCAGATCATCGAGTTCTTCGAGGAGCGGCGCGGCCGGCTTTACGGCTTTCGATGGCGCGATCGCGCCGATTGCGCCTCCTGCGCGCCGGGCGCGACTGTAAGCCCGACGGATCAATCCATAGGCATGGGAGACGGCGCGCGCGCCGCATTCCAACTGGTGAAGACCTATGGCGGCGCCTTTTCCGCTTATGCGCGCGACATCGTAAAGCCCGTCGCTGGAACAGTGCGGGTCGCGGTCGGCGGCGTCGAAAAATCGGCGCCGGATGTGAGCGTCGACGTCACGACAGGAATCGTGACCTTCGCGCCCGGCGCCATTCCCTCGGCGGGGGCGGTCGTCACGGCTGGATTTCTCTTCGACGTGCCTGTGCGCTTCGATACGGATTTTCTCGAAATCGACATGCACGCCTTCGAGGCCGGCGCGATTCCCAATATTCCGATCGTTGAAATCATCCCGTAG
- a CDS encoding DUF2163 domain-containing protein, with amino-acid sequence MLLLSSSMQAKLDQRATTFCHCWRVARNDATAMGFTDHDRDLTFNGVTFRANTGLSASQLESSVGFAPGTGEAAGALSDESLTEADLLNGLYDGASVETWFVDWTNVADRALLDIATIGEIRRGELAFAAELRSSAHLFDQQQGRAFQRSCSADLGDARCRFNVLAPGFHATSVIAAFAGGAIDMDLSENFGSGFFAGGALTFTSGANANARFTIKSHWQENLRASVTLWTPPGGAILAGDAVLVTAGCDKSPTSCRLKFDNIVNFRGFPHMPGNDRVIAYPSSLAPAMDGGSFFR; translated from the coding sequence ATGCTCTTGCTCTCTTCTTCGATGCAGGCGAAGCTCGATCAGCGCGCCACCACCTTCTGCCATTGCTGGCGCGTTGCGCGCAACGATGCGACAGCGATGGGCTTCACTGATCATGACCGCGATCTGACGTTCAATGGCGTGACCTTTCGCGCAAACACTGGTCTCTCAGCGTCGCAACTCGAATCAAGCGTCGGCTTTGCGCCGGGAACGGGAGAAGCCGCCGGCGCCTTGAGCGACGAGAGCCTCACCGAGGCGGATCTGCTGAACGGCCTCTATGACGGCGCCTCGGTCGAGACATGGTTCGTCGATTGGACGAATGTCGCTGATCGCGCCTTGCTGGATATCGCGACGATCGGCGAAATACGCCGCGGCGAGTTGGCCTTCGCCGCGGAGCTGCGCTCGAGCGCACATCTTTTCGATCAGCAGCAGGGCCGCGCCTTTCAACGCAGTTGTTCGGCTGATCTCGGCGACGCGCGCTGCAGGTTTAATGTTTTGGCGCCGGGCTTTCACGCGACGAGCGTCATCGCCGCCTTCGCCGGCGGCGCAATCGACATGGATCTTTCCGAAAATTTCGGCAGCGGCTTCTTTGCAGGCGGCGCGCTGACCTTCACAAGCGGCGCGAATGCGAACGCCCGTTTCACGATCAAGTCGCATTGGCAGGAAAATCTTCGCGCGAGCGTCACGCTGTGGACGCCGCCGGGCGGCGCGATCCTCGCCGGCGACGCCGTTCTCGTGACGGCCGGCTGCGATAAGTCGCCGACATCCTGCCGCTTGAAGTTCGACAACATCGTCAACTTCCGCGGCTTCCCGCATATGCCGGGCAACGACCGCGTCATCGCCTATCCGAGTTCGCTCGCGCCGGCGATGGACGGCGGGAGTTTTTTTAGATGA
- a CDS encoding NlpC/P60 family protein: protein MTRADIVTAARRWRGTPYAHQASLIHVGCDCLGLVRGVWRDVIGDEPEAAPAYTPDWAEALSAETLLDAAHRHFRAAPLSDFREGDVLLFRFREHLPAKHLGVATSTTHMIHAHAGACVAEVAIGPHWRKKLVAAFAFPNVVD from the coding sequence ATGACCCGCGCCGACATCGTCACGGCGGCGCGGCGCTGGCGTGGCACGCCTTACGCGCATCAAGCCTCGCTCATCCATGTCGGCTGCGACTGCCTTGGGCTCGTGCGCGGCGTCTGGCGCGACGTCATCGGCGACGAGCCGGAGGCGGCGCCCGCATATACGCCCGATTGGGCCGAAGCGTTGAGCGCCGAGACATTGCTTGACGCCGCCCATCGGCATTTCAGAGCGGCGCCTTTAAGCGATTTTCGCGAAGGCGACGTTCTGCTGTTTCGCTTTCGCGAACATCTCCCGGCGAAACATCTCGGCGTCGCGACATCGACGACGCATATGATTCACGCCCATGCCGGCGCCTGCGTCGCAGAGGTCGCGATTGGCCCGCATTGGCGCAAGAAGCTCGTCGCCGCCTTCGCTTTTCCGAACGTTGTGGATTGA
- a CDS encoding glycoside hydrolase/phage tail family protein, with the protein MATLVLQTIGSVAGGAIGGPIGSSIGGALGGFGGSFVDAALQPHASPRYSIGPRLKSMDGITSTEGAGVPRVYGRARIGGQMIWATRFLERVNASFAQTQHQGKGGGGGGIGFNIQFTYAYSANFAIGLCEGPVAFVRRIWADGSELDMTTLPIRIYAGTEDQEPDPLIVAKEGAENAPAYRGLAYIVFEDLALAPFGNRIPQFTFEVVKPVEGLGAMIRAVDLIPGATEAGYHPALKLNFYSPGATAAENRHQLTAATDWTASIDALQALCPNLESVALVVAWFGDDLRAEHCTITPRVDATFKTIGQFNFIVGGFWPPDWSVAGLTRSTARLVSQIDGRSAYGGTPSDASVMAAIADLKARGLAVTFYPFVMMDVPPGNALPNPYTGAVEQPAFPWRGRVTCDPAPGRPGSPDATPAAAAQLNAFFSRYRGFILHYANICVAAGGVDAFLIGSELIGLTRVRSAPGAYPAVCALMTLAAEVKAILGPQTKLSYAADWTEYGAHVPASGEARFPLDPLWASSAVDFVGVDVYWPLSDWRDGDAHLDAQEAASIYDLDYLKSRIVSGEAYDWHYADADARLAQDRTPISDGLGKPWIFRQKDFLSWWSQPHYERVGGAELAAPTAWVPQSKPIWIVETGCPAVDRGANAPNVFPDPRSSDGGLPYFSRNGRDDLMQARFIEAMIAHFDPAAPGGGARNPTSNLYAGPMVDPARLHIWCWDARPFPAFPTQADAWSDVANWETGHWLNGRLEGAPLDRLLPALAGAVSAPEVVAQRPNVGGFLDGYVLERPMSPREAIDPLAALYGVDVVAIAGALRFIDRRGKPVCEIHEDDLVAGKSASLVTLARAQESELPQEIALSFCDSENDFQMARVSSRRLEGRSARQSEAQAAVMTNRANAQALAESWLQDVWIGRETAEFTLRPGLIALQPGDLVRLGAAGGGRLFQIQRITDGAARQVSARAADASVYNATAPLLGRTNIVSPKMVGPPRVEILDLALARDEEALSYVAAFADPWPGPLAIWRLTVQGGYEQIAIIDKRATIGETLDVLRAGPAGRFDNGGGVTLRIGAGHLSSVGDLAALAGRSAMAIRVDGDWEIFAFAHAELVGEQTYRLSRLIRGLGGEEHLATRDAPAGATVVLLNDAIAPLTRRVGEIGAPMTYRIGPADRDCAEPIFVQPTVAATNKALRPYALTKARARRTPAGIVIDFVRRGRIDSDAWQTLDIPLGEASESYEADIELPSGTRTLTAGSTSVLYPADEELADFGAPQSELTLSLHQMSATVGRGFPLTITLPIQ; encoded by the coding sequence ATGGCCACTCTTGTTCTGCAGACGATCGGCTCTGTCGCCGGCGGCGCGATCGGCGGACCTATTGGTTCGTCCATCGGCGGCGCGCTCGGCGGCTTCGGCGGCTCCTTCGTCGACGCAGCGCTGCAACCGCATGCATCGCCCCGCTATTCGATCGGTCCGCGGCTGAAATCGATGGACGGGATCACCTCAACGGAAGGCGCCGGCGTGCCGCGCGTCTACGGCCGCGCGCGCATCGGCGGACAGATGATCTGGGCGACGCGCTTTCTCGAACGCGTCAATGCGTCCTTTGCGCAGACGCAGCATCAGGGCAAAGGCGGCGGCGGCGGCGGGATCGGCTTCAACATTCAGTTCACCTATGCCTATTCGGCGAATTTCGCGATCGGGCTATGCGAAGGGCCCGTCGCTTTCGTGCGGCGCATCTGGGCTGACGGATCGGAGCTCGACATGACGACGCTGCCGATTCGCATCTATGCCGGGACGGAAGATCAGGAGCCGGATCCGCTGATCGTCGCCAAGGAAGGGGCGGAGAACGCGCCCGCCTATCGCGGCCTCGCCTATATTGTTTTCGAGGATCTCGCGCTCGCGCCGTTCGGCAATCGCATTCCGCAATTCACTTTCGAGGTGGTGAAGCCCGTCGAAGGACTCGGCGCGATGATCCGGGCCGTCGACCTCATTCCCGGCGCGACGGAGGCCGGCTATCACCCTGCCCTTAAGCTCAATTTCTACTCGCCCGGCGCCACGGCGGCGGAAAATCGTCATCAGCTCACCGCGGCGACGGACTGGACCGCGTCGATCGACGCGCTGCAGGCGCTTTGTCCGAATCTCGAAAGCGTCGCGCTCGTCGTCGCCTGGTTCGGCGACGATCTTCGCGCCGAACATTGCACGATCACGCCGCGCGTCGACGCGACATTCAAGACCATCGGTCAATTCAACTTCATTGTCGGGGGCTTCTGGCCACCCGACTGGTCGGTCGCCGGGCTGACGCGTTCGACCGCGCGGCTCGTGTCGCAAATCGACGGACGCTCGGCCTATGGCGGAACGCCCAGCGACGCGTCGGTGATGGCCGCTATCGCAGACCTCAAGGCGCGCGGCCTCGCGGTGACCTTCTATCCCTTCGTGATGATGGACGTGCCGCCGGGCAATGCGCTGCCCAATCCTTACACAGGCGCCGTCGAACAGCCGGCGTTCCCCTGGCGCGGACGCGTCACATGCGATCCCGCGCCGGGTCGACCGGGTTCGCCTGACGCAACCCCGGCTGCTGCGGCGCAGCTCAACGCCTTCTTTTCGCGCTATCGCGGCTTCATTCTGCATTACGCCAATATTTGCGTCGCGGCCGGCGGCGTCGACGCCTTTCTCATCGGCTCCGAGCTGATCGGCCTGACGCGCGTGCGCTCGGCGCCGGGCGCATATCCCGCCGTCTGCGCGCTGATGACGCTCGCCGCCGAAGTGAAAGCGATCCTCGGCCCGCAAACAAAACTCTCCTACGCCGCCGACTGGACGGAATATGGCGCGCATGTTCCGGCAAGCGGCGAAGCGCGCTTTCCGCTCGATCCGCTGTGGGCGTCAAGCGCCGTCGACTTCGTCGGCGTCGACGTCTATTGGCCGCTCTCCGACTGGCGCGACGGCGACGCGCATCTCGACGCGCAGGAAGCGGCGAGCATTTATGATCTCGACTATCTCAAGTCTCGCATCGTTTCGGGCGAGGCCTATGATTGGCATTACGCCGACGCCGATGCGCGCCTGGCGCAAGATCGCACCCCAATCAGCGACGGGCTGGGCAAGCCTTGGATCTTCCGCCAGAAGGATTTTCTGTCGTGGTGGTCGCAACCGCATTACGAGCGCGTCGGCGGCGCTGAGCTGGCGGCGCCGACGGCGTGGGTCCCGCAATCCAAGCCGATCTGGATTGTGGAGACGGGATGCCCGGCCGTCGACCGCGGCGCCAATGCGCCGAACGTCTTTCCGGACCCGCGCTCGAGCGATGGCGGTCTGCCGTATTTCTCGCGCAACGGCCGCGACGATCTCATGCAGGCGCGATTCATCGAGGCGATGATCGCGCATTTCGATCCGGCGGCGCCCGGCGGCGGGGCGCGCAACCCGACGTCCAACCTCTACGCCGGGCCGATGGTCGATCCGGCGCGCTTGCACATATGGTGCTGGGATGCGCGCCCCTTTCCGGCCTTTCCGACGCAAGCCGACGCGTGGAGCGACGTCGCCAATTGGGAGACGGGCCATTGGTTGAACGGACGACTCGAAGGCGCGCCGCTCGACCGCCTCCTGCCGGCGCTCGCCGGCGCCGTCTCCGCGCCTGAAGTTGTCGCGCAGCGGCCGAACGTCGGCGGCTTTCTCGACGGCTATGTGCTGGAGCGGCCGATGTCGCCGCGCGAGGCGATCGATCCTCTCGCCGCGCTTTACGGCGTCGACGTCGTGGCGATCGCGGGCGCCTTGCGCTTCATCGATCGGCGCGGGAAGCCGGTGTGCGAAATTCACGAAGACGATCTCGTCGCCGGCAAAAGCGCGTCGCTCGTGACGCTGGCGCGGGCCCAGGAAAGCGAACTGCCGCAGGAGATCGCGCTTTCCTTCTGCGATTCCGAAAACGACTTTCAAATGGCGCGAGTCTCCTCCCGCAGACTCGAGGGCCGCTCGGCGCGCCAGAGCGAAGCGCAAGCCGCGGTGATGACGAATCGCGCCAATGCGCAAGCGCTTGCGGAGAGCTGGCTTCAGGACGTGTGGATCGGGCGCGAAACCGCGGAGTTTACGCTGCGGCCAGGCCTGATCGCCCTGCAGCCTGGCGATCTGGTGCGGCTCGGCGCGGCGGGCGGCGGCCGGCTGTTTCAAATTCAACGCATCACGGACGGCGCCGCGCGGCAAGTGAGCGCGCGCGCGGCGGACGCTTCCGTCTATAACGCGACCGCGCCGCTGCTCGGACGCACGAATATCGTTTCGCCGAAAATGGTCGGACCGCCGCGAGTGGAAATTCTCGACCTCGCGCTGGCGCGCGACGAAGAAGCGCTCTCCTATGTCGCCGCCTTCGCCGATCCCTGGCCCGGACCGCTCGCGATCTGGAGACTGACGGTCCAGGGCGGCTATGAGCAGATCGCGATCATCGACAAGCGCGCGACCATCGGCGAGACGCTCGACGTCCTGCGCGCCGGTCCGGCCGGGCGTTTCGACAATGGCGGCGGCGTCACTCTGCGAATCGGCGCCGGACACCTCTCGTCGGTGGGCGATCTCGCCGCGCTCGCGGGGCGCTCGGCGATGGCGATCCGCGTCGACGGCGACTGGGAGATTTTCGCTTTCGCGCACGCCGAACTTGTCGGCGAACAGACATATCGTTTATCAAGGCTCATTCGCGGACTCGGCGGCGAAGAACATCTCGCCACCCGCGATGCGCCGGCCGGCGCGACCGTCGTGCTGCTAAATGACGCGATCGCGCCGCTCACGCGCAGGGTCGGCGAGATTGGCGCGCCGATGACCTATCGAATCGGTCCGGCGGATCGCGACTGTGCGGAGCCGATCTTCGTTCAACCGACCGTCGCCGCAACAAACAAGGCGCTGCGCCCCTATGCGTTGACGAAGGCGCGCGCGCGCCGCACGCCCGCGGGGATCGTCATCGATTTTGTGCGGCGCGGACGCATCGATTCGGACGCGTGGCAAACGCTCGACATTCCGCTTGGCGAGGCGAGCGAGTCCTACGAAGCCGATATCGAGCTGCCGAGCGGAACGCGCACCCTGACGGCCGGCTCAACATCCGTCCTGTATCCCGCCGACGAAGAACTCGCCGATTTCGGCGCGCCGCAGAGCGAACTGACGCTCTCGCTTCATCAGATGAGCGCGACGGTCGGACGAGGCTTTCCGCTGACCATCACACTGCCGATCCAATAG